One segment of uncultured Tolumonas sp. DNA contains the following:
- a CDS encoding methyl-accepting chemotaxis protein — MNTMSLKNKLSIAASAAILLVGVILTTETYLAAKSRLETNLSQQVDDLGNTFAASVNYWFNSKGSAIKAFQADPTNDIEIVKGLQQTRLSGEFDNVFYARPDGSQLNANGVVLPPGNDDPRKWDWYQKAQANPTEVYVSPPSIAAATGQFVVSLGKAVQQNGKTSAILGVDVTVTELLNQLSKVQLPGDGSAFLINNNGIILVHTEKEQLSQPISKLYPELDFASLSGMKAGQFRLVQHNNRTERVYVSPVTGQNQLLVLVLDNDKVTAPLYTQMWTSIGVLLVVLLISLGGFALMCNALFRPLAVVSQALAKIADGNGDLTQRIPLSNRDEVGQLAANFNKFVDSLHQLIAHVRHQAKDIGDEASQGLRRTKTSVQELGRQQQEIAMVATAVTEMSSATQEIANNAEQTAAAAIQSAESSEAGKSLVNKTRESISHLADGVSEATDVIAQLDRHAQEINGILATIKGIAEQTNLLALNAAIEAARAGEQGRGFAVVADEVRVLSQRTAASTTEIQSTIETLQRTTQKAVNMMEKSSDMAAHSVQDALDASSALEEITRAVSSISDMANQIATAAEEQSHVTGEITTNVTAIKDVADEIASGAIQAEDDAHKLQRQADDLNGKVAHFIL; from the coding sequence ATGAATACAATGTCGCTGAAAAACAAACTCTCCATCGCAGCCAGTGCAGCTATCTTACTGGTGGGTGTGATCTTAACGACCGAAACTTATTTAGCAGCTAAATCGCGTTTAGAAACAAATCTAAGCCAGCAGGTTGATGATTTGGGAAATACCTTTGCAGCCAGTGTTAATTACTGGTTTAACAGCAAAGGTTCCGCGATAAAAGCATTTCAAGCTGATCCGACCAACGACATTGAAATCGTAAAAGGGCTACAACAAACGCGTCTTTCCGGTGAGTTTGATAACGTGTTTTATGCCCGCCCGGATGGTAGTCAATTAAATGCCAATGGTGTGGTGTTACCGCCAGGCAATGATGACCCACGTAAGTGGGATTGGTATCAAAAAGCACAAGCAAACCCGACTGAAGTGTATGTATCGCCACCATCCATTGCCGCGGCAACTGGACAATTTGTGGTATCGCTGGGAAAAGCCGTACAACAAAATGGCAAGACCTCTGCAATTTTGGGGGTTGATGTCACGGTAACTGAACTGCTAAACCAGTTGAGCAAAGTACAATTGCCTGGTGATGGCAGTGCGTTTTTAATCAATAACAATGGCATCATTCTGGTTCATACAGAGAAAGAACAGTTATCACAACCCATCAGCAAATTATACCCTGAACTGGATTTCGCCAGTTTGAGCGGTATGAAAGCCGGTCAATTCCGTTTAGTGCAGCACAACAACCGAACAGAACGTGTTTATGTCTCACCAGTAACTGGTCAGAATCAGTTGTTAGTGTTAGTACTGGATAACGACAAAGTAACCGCCCCCCTGTACACACAGATGTGGACCAGTATCGGTGTATTGCTGGTTGTTCTGTTAATTTCCTTAGGTGGCTTTGCACTGATGTGTAATGCCTTGTTCCGTCCATTAGCGGTCGTTTCGCAAGCACTGGCTAAGATAGCCGATGGTAACGGTGATCTGACACAGCGTATTCCACTGAGCAATCGCGATGAAGTCGGGCAATTAGCGGCGAACTTCAATAAGTTTGTCGACAGTCTGCATCAATTAATCGCTCACGTTCGTCATCAGGCCAAAGATATTGGTGATGAAGCCTCACAAGGTTTACGTCGCACTAAAACTTCTGTGCAAGAATTAGGTCGTCAACAGCAGGAAATTGCGATGGTAGCGACTGCTGTCACTGAGATGTCTTCTGCGACACAAGAAATTGCCAACAATGCTGAACAAACTGCAGCAGCTGCGATTCAGTCAGCAGAGAGCAGTGAAGCCGGTAAATCTTTAGTTAACAAAACTCGTGAATCCATCAGTCATCTGGCGGATGGTGTTTCTGAAGCTACCGATGTTATTGCGCAACTCGATCGCCATGCGCAAGAGATCAACGGCATTTTAGCCACCATCAAAGGCATTGCCGAACAAACTAACCTGTTGGCATTAAATGCTGCCATTGAAGCCGCACGAGCGGGCGAACAGGGCCGAGGTTTTGCGGTAGTAGCCGATGAAGTGCGTGTATTGTCACAACGTACTGCAGCATCTACCACAGAAATTCAATCGACCATTGAAACGCTGCAACGTACGACTCAGAAAGCTGTAAACATGATGGAAAAAAGTAGCGATATGGCTGCGCACAGTGTGCAGGATGCACTAGATGCCTCTTCTGCATTGGAAGAAATTACCCGAGCAGTAAGTTCTATTTCTGATATGGCCAATCAAATCGCAACCGCAGCCGAAGAACAAAGTCATGTTACAGGTGAAATAACCACTAACGTTACGGCGATTAAAGATGTAGCCGATGAAATTGCCAGTGGCGCAATTCAGGCTGAAGATGACGCGCATAAACTGCAACGTCAGGCTGATGATCTGAATGGCAAAGTTGCACATTTTATTCTTTAA
- the prfB gene encoding peptide chain release factor 2 (programmed frameshift), producing MFEVNPVLNKLKELSERTELLRGYLDYDAKKERLEEVSAELEQPDVWNEPEKAQALGKERSTLEGVVATIDALTQGSEDVEMLVSLAVEGEDEETFHEAETELDALEKKLVDLEFRRMFAGQHDASDCYMDIQSGSGGTEAQDWADMVLRMYLRWGEAHGYKPELIECSDGDVAGIKSATIKFTGEYAFGWLRTETGVHRLVRKSPFDSGGRRHTSFCSAFVYPEIDEDVEIEINPADLRIDVYRASGAGGQHVNRTESAVRITHIPTNTVTQCQNDRSQHKNKDQAMKQLKAKLYELEMMKQNAEKQALEETKSDIGWGSQIRSYVLDDSRIKDLRTGVETRNTQSVLDGDLDKFIEASLKSGL from the exons ATGTTTGAAGTGAATCCAGTATTAAATAAGCTCAAGGAGTTGTCTGAACGGACTGAACTCCTGAGGGGGTACCTT GACTACGACGCCAAGAAAGAGCGTTTAGAAGAAGTCAGTGCCGAATTAGAACAACCTGATGTTTGGAATGAGCCGGAAAAGGCGCAAGCATTGGGTAAAGAGCGTTCTACGCTGGAAGGCGTGGTCGCGACCATCGACGCACTGACTCAAGGGTCAGAAGATGTTGAAATGCTCGTTTCATTGGCGGTGGAAGGTGAAGATGAAGAGACCTTCCATGAAGCGGAAACCGAGCTGGATGCACTGGAAAAGAAACTGGTCGATCTTGAATTCCGTCGTATGTTTGCAGGTCAACATGATGCATCCGACTGTTACATGGATATTCAATCTGGTTCCGGTGGTACGGAAGCGCAAGATTGGGCTGACATGGTGCTGCGTATGTACCTGCGTTGGGGCGAAGCACATGGCTATAAACCCGAACTGATCGAATGTTCCGATGGTGATGTAGCAGGTATCAAATCAGCGACCATCAAATTTACCGGCGAATATGCGTTCGGCTGGTTACGTACTGAAACTGGCGTGCATCGCCTGGTGCGTAAGAGCCCGTTCGATTCTGGCGGTCGTCGTCATACTTCATTCTGTTCTGCTTTCGTTTACCCAGAAATTGATGAAGATGTGGAGATCGAGATCAACCCGGCCGATCTGCGTATCGACGTTTACCGTGCTTCGGGGGCGGGTGGTCAGCACGTTAACCGAACTGAATCTGCGGTGCGTATTACCCACATTCCAACGAATACTGTGACGCAGTGTCAGAACGATCGTTCCCAGCATAAGAATAAAGATCAGGCGATGAAACAGCTCAAAGCCAAACTGTATGAGCTGGAAATGATGAAACAGAACGCCGAGAAACAGGCGCTGGAAGAGACAAAATCCGACATTGGTTGGGGTAGTCAGATCCGTTCTTATGTATTAGACGATTCGCGCATTAAAGATTTACGGACTGGGGTGGAAACACGCAATACCCAATCGGTACTCGATGGCGATCTGGACAAA